In a single window of the Pleurodeles waltl isolate 20211129_DDA chromosome 4_2, aPleWal1.hap1.20221129, whole genome shotgun sequence genome:
- the LOC138293604 gene encoding bile acid-CoA:amino acid N-acyltransferase-like: protein MMVDLTVLPKVSLADEPIRIFVSGLEPNQLVTLRASLVDEKGFLYISRAFYRGDAAGEVDLEKAAATGGDYQGVLPMGLLWALSSVKPFHRLMKRDVIGSPYRVTVEVFDSMQLEPSPAITPLASQTIERWYVAPGVRRIAIREGRVRGALFLPPGDGPFPGVIDMFGGVGGLTEFRSGLLASRGFATLALAYFAYDDLPGFLGEVDLEYFEEAADLLLKHPKVLGPTVGVVSVCKGAEIALAMATFLKQVAATVCINGTNSINGMTLRYRDLCINGSPYNPEFIRTTSYGAMEIYDALVDPRAPEHQDCILPVERASGSLLFIVGGDDKNYNSKLYAGEALARLKRNGKTNGRLLFYPSAGHLIEPPGSPLCHISIVPIFPLPLLWGGELEAHGKAQEHSWKEILNFLQCQIKGPGVSKL, encoded by the exons ATGATGGTCGATCTCACTGTGCTCCCAAAGGTCTCTCTGGCGGATGAACCCATAAGAATCTTCGTCTCTGGTCTGGAGCCCAATCAGCTGGTGACTCTCAGGGCCTCACTGGTGGATGAGAAGGGATTCTTGTACATCTCGAGGGCGTTCTACCGAGGTGATGCTGCTGGAGAGGTGGACCTGGAGAAGGCAGCAGCCACTGGAGGGGATTACCAAGGTGTACTGCCCATGGGCCTCCTCTGGGCCTTGAGCTCCGTGAAGCCTTTTCACCGGCTCATGAAACGAGATGTGATTGGAAGTCCCTACCGCGTCACTGTGGAAGTTTTTGATTCAATGCAGCTTGAACCATCTCCTGCCATCACACCTTTGGCCAGCCAGACGATTGAGCGGTGGTACGTGGCACCTGGAGTGCGACGAATAGCGATCCGGGAAGGCAGGGTGCGGGGAGCACTTTTCCTACCTCCAG GAGATGGTCCATTCCCTGGAGTCATTGACATGTTTGGAGGAGTCGGGGGTCTCACAGAGTTCCGCAGCGGTCTTCTTGCCAGCCGGGGCTTTGCCACACTCGCTTTGGCCTATTTTGCCTACGATGACCTGCCAGGTTTTCTCGGTGAAGTGGATCTTGAGTACTTTGAAGAAGCTGCAGACCTCCTCTTGAAGCACCCCAAG gtctTGGGTCcgactgttggagtggtgtctgtttGCAAAGGAGCGGAGATTGCTCTGGCTATGGCGACTTTCTTAAAACAAGTGGCAGCTACTGTCTGCATTAACGGTACCAACAGCATTAACGGCATGACACTACGCTACCGGGACCTCTGTATCAATGGATCGCCATATAATCCAGAGTTTATTCGCACCACCAGTTATGGAGCAATGGAAATATATGATGCGCTTGTGGATCCCCGTGCACCAGAACATCAGGACTGTATCCTCCCTGTGGAAAGAGCCTCGGGTTCCCTACTGTTCATCGTGGGCGGTGATGATAAGAACTACAACAGCAAACTGTATGCGGGTGAAGCACTCGCGCGGCTCAAAAGGAACGGGAAGACAAATGGTCGCCTCCTCTTCTACCCGAGCGCTGGACACTTAATAGAGCCCCCGGGCTCGCCTCTCTGTCACATTTCAATTGTCCCTATTTTCCCACTGCCGCTTCTGTGGGGAGGGGAGTTAGAAGCCCACGGCAAAGCGCAAGAACATTCCTGGAAGGAAATACTAAATTTTCTCCAGTGCCAAATAAAAGGTCCAGGAGTCAGCAAGCTTTGA